A genome region from Euphorbia lathyris chromosome 4, ddEupLath1.1, whole genome shotgun sequence includes the following:
- the LOC136227147 gene encoding uncharacterized protein, with protein sequence MAEDQVLTMLNRLMERMDAMEENHRVALEANRVGGENRRDHEERWNRPRDDNARDDKGLGNVKLVIPSFNGKSDPEAYLEWEKKIELIFDCHNYSEEKKVTAAVIEFTDYALVWWDQLVTTKTRCREPQVDTWDEMKTVMRKRFVPNDYYEGLYRKLQVLQQGSKSVEAYFKEMEIAMLRADVVEDRRATKSRFLAGLNRDIANVVELQHCVDVEDMVHAAKIVERQLKERKNDKSYIRGSSSSNSNWKNRWGNQDKGSRFPSKFDNAKHKSDSVDKNKQKGEEKPRPSKLQCFKCLGFGHIASECTNRRSMIMRGGEVVTDTESDFDEAEEEDEDSEEAECFTRAERGESLVILRLLNSQMTIAEDKIQQENIFHTRCLVQGKVCSVIIDSGSCANVASTTLVEKLGLPVTKHPRPYKLQWLNDCGEIKVNSQVLVSLKIGQYKDEILCNVVPMQAGHILLGRPWQFDRDVMHLGRKNRYSFEHVGKKIVLAPLTPTEVYEDQIKLRNHSGAVSNKTHVSSNDNRELREKHGEKSDENEDLVREKQNSRESRGKSNSEITKGEGPHAKGESRENNSVGRGKANFFARSSEVKYALSVNKPVLLLVYREAYVSQADNVLPSSCISLLQEYQDVMPEELPEGLPPIRGIEHQIDLVPGAVIPNRPAYRCNPEETKELQRQVEELLAKGYVRESMSPCAVPVLLVPKKDRSWRMCVDCRAVNNITVKYRHPIPRLDDMLDELHGAIVFSKIDLKSGYHQIRMKEGDEWKTAFKTKHGLYEWLVMPFGLTNASSTFMRLMNHVLRAFIGKFVVVYFDDILVYSRSLEEHLGHLRSVFDVLRKEQLYANLSKCSFCTDQIIFLGYVVSAKGIKVDEEKVKAIRDWPTPSSVSEVRSFHGLASFYRRFVRDFSTLAAPLTEVIKKTVGFSWGIEQENAFNILKDKLCSASILALPNFEKAFEIECDASGIGIGVVLMQDKRPIAFFSEKLSGASLNYPTYDKELYALVRALETWQHYLWPKEFVIHSDHESLKHLKGQGKLNRRHARWIEFIETFPYTIQYKQGKENVVADALSRRSSTDGVKKAELVQSIHEKVRKHIEENNRRVASKVNQHRKRVVFAPGDLVWVHFRKERFPGLRKNKLQPRGDGPFRVLERVNDNAYKIDLPGEYNVSATFNVTDLSFYDAESDSRPNPLEEGGSDITRGKNMDSYTEQICLPDGPVTRARAKQFEEELQTYVVQMLDISDQIDVSGIQESLTISYLSNCLENGQVKQVGDGTIRTETKVKMCTN encoded by the exons ATGGCGGAAGATCAAGTATTAACTATGTTAAACCGATTGATGGAACGTATGGACGCCATGGAGGAAAATCATCGAGTAGCTCTAGAAGCAAATCGAGTTGGTGGAGAAAACCGGCGTGATCATGAAGAAAGATGGAATAGACCGCGGGATGACAATGCTAGAGACGACAAGGGTCTTGGAAATGTCAAACTGGTAATTCCCTCGTTCAATGGTAAAAGCGATCCTGAAGCTTACCTAGAATGGGAGAAAAAAATTGAACTCATATTCGACTGTCACAATTATTCAGAGGAGAAGAAGGTGACAGCAGCAGTAATTGAGTTCACGGATTATGCATTAGTCTGGTGGGATCAACTCGTCACCACGAAAACCCGATGTAGAGAGCCGCAAGTTGACACGTGGGATGAAATGAAAACTGTTATGAGGAAGCGGTTTGTCCCTAATGACTACTATGAAGGTTTATATAGAAAATTGCAAGTCCTTCAACAAGGTTCAAAGAGTGTAGAGGCATATTTCAAGGAGATGGAGATAGCAATGTTGAGAGCCGATGTGGTTGAAGATCGAAGGGCTACTAAGTCTCGATTTTTAGCTGGTCTTAATCGGGACATAGCTAATGTTGTCGAGTTACAACACTGTGTAGATGTGGAAGACATGGTACATGCGGCAAAGATAGTAGAACGACAACTCAAGGAGAGAAAGAACGACAAATCCTACATAAGAGGTTCGTCATCTTCTAACTCTAATTGGAAGAATCGATGGGGTAACCAGGATAAAGGAAGCAGATTTCCTTCAAAGTTTGACAATGCCAAACACAAGTCAGACTCGGTTGACAAAAATAAGCAGAAGGGAGAAGAGAAACCGAGACCAAGCAAACTTCAGTGTTTCAAATGTTTGGGATTCGGTCACATAGCATCCGAATGCACAAATAGACGATCCATGATCATGAGGGGCGGAGAAGTAGTCACTGATACCGAAAGTGACTTTGATGAGgccgaagaagaagatgaagactcTGAGGAGGCAGAATGCTTCACTAGAGCTGAACGAGGGGAGTCGTTAGTCATCCTACGACTATTGAATTCTCAAATGACGATTGCCGAGGACAAGATACAACAGGAAAACATCTTCCACACTCGATGTCTCGTGCAAGGCAAGGTATGTAGTGTGATTATTGATAGTGGTAGTTGTGCTAATGTAGCTAGTACCACCTTAGTAGAGAAGCTAGGGCTACCAGTCACAAAGCACCCGCGCCCTTATAAATTGCAATGGTTAAATGATTGTGGGGAGATTAAAGTAAATAGCCAAGTGTTAGTGTCCCTCAAAATTGGGCAATACAAGGATGAAATACTGTGCAATGTAGTACCCATGCAAGCTGGTCATATTTTGTTGGGTAGACCATGGCAGTTTGATAGAGATGTTATGCATTTAGGGAGAAAGAACCGTTACAGTTTTGAACATGTTggtaaaaaaattgttttagctCCCTTAACGCCTACTGAGGTCTATGAAGACCAAATTAAGCTTAGAAATCATAGTGGGGCTGTTTCTAATAAAACTCATGTATCATCTAATGATAACCGAGAGTTGAGAGAAAAGCATGGTGAGAAGAGTGATGAAAATGAGGATTTGGTGAGAGAAAagcaaaatt CGAGAGAGAGCCGAGGTAAAAGTAATTCTGAAATTACAAAAGGAGAGGGGccacatgcaaaaggagagtcaAGAGAGAATAACAGTGTGGGGCGGGGTAAGGCTAATTTCTTTGCAAGGTCCAGCGAGGTTAAGTATGCTCTTTCTGTAAATAAACCTGTCTTATTACTTGTTTATAGAGAAGCATATGTAAGTCAAGCTGACAATGTCCTGCCTAGTTCTTGTATTTCTCTTTTGCAGGAATATCAAGATGTCATGCCCGAGGAATTACCTGAAGGATTACCACCTATTCGGGGCATCGAACATCAGATCGACCTAGTACCTGGGGCAGTTATTCCTAACCGTCCAGCATACCGGTGTAATCCTGAGGAGACGAAGGAGTTACAACGTCAGGTGGAGGAGTTACTTGCTAAGGGGTACGTGAGGGAGTCGATGAGCCCATGTGCCGTACCTGTGCTTCTTGTTCCAAAAAAAGACAGGAGTTGGAGAATGTGTGTTGATTGTCGAGCCGTCAACAACATTACGGTAAAATATCGTCACCCTATTCCTAGGttagatgatatgttggatgaattacaTGGAGCTATTGTGTTTAGTAAAATAGATTTGAAAAGTGGATACCATCAGATTAGGATGAAAGAAGGGGATGAATGGAAAACCGCATTTAAAACTAAACACGGATTGTATGAATGGCTCGTTATGCCTTTTGGTCTGACCAATGCATCGTCAACTTTTATGCGTTTAATGAATCATGTGTTGCGTGCATTTATAGGCaagtttgtggtggtctactttgatgaCATATTGGTATATAGTAGGTCTTTAGAAGAGCATTTAGGCCACTTGAGGAGTGTCTTTGATGTGCTTAGGAAAGAGCAATTATATGCTAACTTGTCTAAGTGTTCCTTTTGCACAGACCAAATTATTTTCCTTGGTTATGTTGTGTCTGCTAAAGGAATTAAAGTAGATGAGGAAAAGGTTAAGGCAATCCGTGATTGGCCTACACCTAGTAGTGTGTCTGAGGTGCGGAGCTTCCATGGCTTAGCATCATTCTACAGACGATTTGTGAGGGACTTTAGCACTTTAGCTGCTCCCCTCACTGAGGTGATTAAAAAGACAGTAGGATTTTCATGGGGGATAGAACAAGAGAATGCTTTTAATATCTTGAAAGATAAATTATGTTCTGCTTCTATCCTTGCATTACCTAACTTTGAGAAAGCATTTGAGATTGAGTGTGATGCTTCTGGCATAGGTATTGGTGTTGTTTTAATGCAGGATAAACGGCCAATCGCTTTCTTCAGTGAGAAGTTGAGTGGGGCTTCACTTAATTACCCTACCTATGACAAGGAATTGTACGCTCTAGTGAGGGCGTTGGAGACATGGCAACACTACCTTTGGCCCAAGGAGTTTGTCATTCATTCTGATCATGAGTCCCTAAAGCACCTCAAGGGACAAGGTAAGTTGAACAGACGGCACGCCCGGTGGATAGAGTTCATTGAGACATTTCCATATACTATCCAATACAagcaaggtaaagaaaatgtgGTAGCTGATGCCCTATCGCGCAG GTCTAGTACAGATGGTGTTAAGAAGGCAGAATTGGTGCAATCCATTCATGAGAAGGTTCGCAAGCACATTGAGGAGAACAATAGACGGGTTGCTTCTAAAGTAAACCAACATCGCAAACGCGTTGTGTTTGCACCTGGCGATTTGGTGTGGGTGCATTTTCGAAAAGAACGGTTTCCAGGGCTTCGTAAAAATAAGCTTCAACCCCGCGGTGATGGTCCATTTCGAGTTTTAGAGCGTGTTAATGACAATGCCTACAAAATTGACCTTCCCGGTGAGTATAATGTATCTGCCACTTTTAATGTCACTGATTTATCCTTTTATGATGCAGAATCTGATTCGAGGCCGAATCCTCTTGAGGAGGGAGGGAGTGATATAACCCGGGGTAAAAATATGGATTCTTACACGGAGCAAATATGTTTACCGGATGGTCCTGTCACTCGAGCACGTGCTAAGCAGTTCGAAGAGGAGCTTCAAACATATGTGGTACAAATGTTAGATATATCGGATCAAATTGACGTAAGTGGAATTCAGGAGTCTCTAACAATTTCATACCTCTCAAATTGCTTAGAAAATGGACAAGTTAAACAAGTCGGTGATGGAACGATCAGAACCGAAACGAAGGTCAAAATGTGCACAAATTAG